Genomic DNA from Vagococcus luciliae:
TCTATCCTATTCAATTCCTTGTATGATTCTACCGAAGATATGATTAGCTTGAGTTGGTTGTCCAGCAATTAGAGTAAGAGTACACTTCCATTTCCAGTGGCTCTTTTAAGCTTGCTGTAATCCCTTCTCCCACCTTCTTCTGAATAGATAGATTAATTCTTTCAGATGTTCAATTGCTTTTGATATAACTTACTTATCATTTGGAATAGACTCATCAACATAAACAGAAAAGTAACGTAATCTATCTATACAAATATTGCGAACAGCACCCCTAAGAAAACAGGTCCAGAGTTTGCTGATATGATGGCTCATCACTAAAAGGTTGGTCATTTCTACTATCAAGACAAAATAAAAAAGCTAGAAGCCTTATGTATAAAGGTTTCTAGCTCATATCTAAAGATTAACCAACGCTTCCTTCCATCTCATAAGAAATCAGTCTATTTAATTCAACGGCATATTCCATTGGTAATTCCTTCGTAAATGGTTCCACAAATCCCATGACAATCATCTCTGTCGCTTCTTCTTCTGACAAGCCACGACTCATCAAGTAGTAAAGTTGTTCTTCAGAGATTTTTGATACTTTGGCTTCATGTTCCAATGCAACATGACTATTGTGGATTTCATTAAATGGAATGGTATCACTTTTTGATAATTCATCCATAATAATCGTATCACACTCAATATGTGAAATCGATCCTTCACTTTGTTTAGAGAAAGTTACTTGACCACGGTAATTCACTTCTCCACCATCTTTGGCGATTGATTTAGAAACAATCGAGCTTGATGTGTTTGGTGCATTGTGAATCATTTTTGCCCCAGTATCTTGAATTTGATTCGCTCCAGCAAACGCAACAGATAACATCGTTCCACGCGCGCCTTCTCCTTCAAGGTAAACACTTGGGTATTTCATCGTTGTTTTAGCACCTAAGTTTCCATCAATCCATTCCACTGTCGCCCCTTGATCTGCACGAGCGCGTTTTGTTACTAAGTTATACACGTTGTCAGACCAGTTTTGGATGGTTGTGTAACGGCAATACGCATCTTTTAAGGTAAAGATTTCAACAATCGCCGCATGCAAACTATTGCTTGAATAAGTTGGTGCAGTACATCCTTCAACGTAATGCACACTTGCGCCTTCATCCACAATGATCAACGTACGCTCAAACTGTCCAGTATTTTCAGCGTTAATACGGAAGTAAGTTTGCAATGGCACATCTACTCGTACGCCTTTTGGTACATAGATAAATGTTCCACCAGACCATACTGCTGAGTTTAATGCTGCTAATTTATTGTCAGTTGGTGGCACTAAAGAGGCAAAATATTGTTTAAATAAATCTGGGTACTCTTTTAATGCAGTATCTGTATCGGTAAAGACGATTCCTAATTTTTGGAATTCTTCTTTCATGTTGTGATACACCACTTCTGATTCATACTGCGCACTTGCTCCAGCTAGATATTTACGTTCTGCTTCTGGAATCCCGATACGTTCAAACGTTTCTTTGATTTTATCTGGCACATCATCCCAATCACGAGCTGGTTTATCACTTGGTTTTTGATAATAGTTAATCTTATCAAAGTCCATGTCAGATAAATCCGGTCCCCATGTTTGCATTGGCATCTTGTGGAATGCTTCCAGTGATTTCAAACGAAACTCAAGCATCCATTCTGGTTCTTCTTTTTTAGCCGAAATCGCGCGAACAATTTCTTCTGTTAATCCTTCACCTGTTGTATAGATCGGTTGCACATCGTCGTGAAAACCAAATTTATACTCTTCTAATTGTGGTACCTCACTCACTTGGGTCACACTCCTTATTCTTCACTATGTAATTCTTCGGTTACAACCGTTTGATTTTCTTCAATAATCCCACGCTCTAATGCTTTCCACGCTAACGTCGCACATTTTATCCTGGCAGGAAATTTTGCCACGCCACCTAGCATTTGAGCATCTTTCAAGACTTTTTTCTTCTCACCAATGTTCTCACCTTGCACTAACTCTAAAAAGTCCGCAATGATTTCAATGGCTTCTTTTTCCGTTTTTCCTTTTACCGCATCTGTCATCATACTGGCACTTGCCATACTAATCGAACAACCATGACCGTCAAAGGCAATCTCATCAATTACCCCATCTTTCATCACAAGTTGTAATTGAATCACATCCCCACACGTTGGGTTATTCAATTCAATTTGGCTAGTCGCTTCATCCAATACCCCTTTATTATGAGGGTGATTGGTATGATCTAAAATGACTTGTCGATAAAGATTATCTAATCTAGATAAAGCCATCTGAGAAAAACTCCTTTGCTGCGATGATTGATTCAACTAATGAATCGGCATCTTCTTTTGTATTGTAAAAATAAAAACTTGCTCTTGCTGTTGAATGAACATCTAAATAACGAAGTAGTGGTTGAGCACAATGATGTCCCGCTCGAATCGCCACGCCTTGCATGTCTAGTGCGGTTGCCAAATCATGCGGATGCACACCTTTAATGTTAAAGGCAATCACACCAGTATGTTTACTCGCATCTCTTGGCCCATATAACTCAAATCCATCAATCGCTAGTAATTTTGGCAACACATACTCGACTAATTCTTGTTCATGCTTTGTAATCGTATCTAAACCAATCTCTTCCAAATACTTTATCGCACTTGCTAATGCTATTGCACCAGAAATATTCGGTGTGCCGGCTTCAAACTTATAAGGCAACTCTGCCCATGTGCTGTAATCATCATAGACAAAATTAATCATCTCACCACCAAACTCGATGGGTGACATTTTTTCAAACCAAGTTTGTTTACCATATAACACGCCAATACCAGTTGGTGCACACATTTTATGACCACTAAAGGCATAAAAATCGCAATCCAACTCTTGCACAGATACTGTCATATGCGGCGTTGATTGCGCACCGTCAACAACCATCACAGCACCGACTTCATGAGCCAATTTTGCTAAGTCTTTGACAGGATTGACCACACCTAAGACATTCGATGCATGGGCAATCGACACAATTTTCACACCGGATACGATTTTTTCTTTCGCATCAGCCATGTCCAACTCACCGTCTTCAGTCAAATCAATGTAGATAAGTTCAGCTTGTTTGCGTTTGGCCAATTCTTGCCACGGTACAATGTTTGAGTGATGTTCCATGCGACTAATCACAATTTTGTCACCAGCTTCAACAACTAACTCACCAAGTGACCGTGCCACCCAGTTTAATCCAGTTGTCGTCCCGCGTGTAAACAACACTTCTTTCACACTACTCGCATCAATAAATGTTCGCACCGTTTCTCGCGCTGCTTCATATTGACTTGTCGCACGTTCTGCCAGTGTATGCACCCCACGATGCACATTCGCATGACTGGTTTGCATATACGTAACCAAGTCATTAATAACAGGCGTTGGCACATGTGTTGACGCAGCGTTGTCTAAATAGACAAGTGGCTCATCATTTACTTGTTGAAAAAGAATTGGAAAATCTTGTTTGCGTTTAGATACAGTCATTTAATCAGCCAGCTTTCTATCAATTACTTGAACAAACTCCTCTTGAACAGATTTAACAGGGATTGACGTAATCACAGACCCTAAGAATCCACGTGTTACCAATCTTTCTGCTTCTTTTTGAGGAAGTCCTCTACTCATTAAATAATATAATTCTTCTGGGTCAAGACGACCAGCACTTGCTGCGTGTCCTGCTGTTACTTCAAATTCATCAATTAATAAAATCGGGTTCGCGTCACCACGAGCTTTATCAGATAACATTAACACACGACTTTCTTGTTGTGCGTCTGCACCTTTTGCCCCTTTGATAATGTGACCAATTCCGTTAAAGGTTAACGTACTTTTCTCACGAATCACACCATGTTGTAAGATGTGACCAATTGAATGTGACGCTCTGTTTGTTACACGTGTGTCGATTCCTTGAATTTGACGACCTGTTGCAATCGCGACAACTTTCACTTCCGCATGAGAGCCTTCGCCCACAAGTTCTGAGTCAAAATCAGCGACAACATTTCCGTCACTCATTAACCCTAACGCCCAGTCCACACTCGCATCACGCATAATGTAGCCTCGACGATTTAAGTACGTGTTGACTTCTTTTCCTAGACGGTCAATAGCAGCAAATTTTACTTTTGCTCCTGGTCTAGCAATCACTTCAACTACAATATTCGCTGCTAATTTTTCAGCTGTTTCGCCAACTGATTGGAATCTTTCCAAGTAAGTTAACTCACTGTTGTCATCAGCTACGATTAAGACATGTTTTACCATGGCACTGCTGTCGTTTAATTGGTGATAAAATAATGACTCAAATGCGTCTTTCACGACCACATTTTTGGGCACGTATAAAAATACCCCGCCGTTTAAAAAGGCTGTATGGAACGCGGTTAATTTGTCTTCGTCACTTGGCACAGCTTTTGTCATGAAATATTTTTCAACTAAGTCG
This window encodes:
- the sufB gene encoding Fe-S cluster assembly protein SufB, which produces MSEVPQLEEYKFGFHDDVQPIYTTGEGLTEEIVRAISAKKEEPEWMLEFRLKSLEAFHKMPMQTWGPDLSDMDFDKINYYQKPSDKPARDWDDVPDKIKETFERIGIPEAERKYLAGASAQYESEVVYHNMKEEFQKLGIVFTDTDTALKEYPDLFKQYFASLVPPTDNKLAALNSAVWSGGTFIYVPKGVRVDVPLQTYFRINAENTGQFERTLIIVDEGASVHYVEGCTAPTYSSNSLHAAIVEIFTLKDAYCRYTTIQNWSDNVYNLVTKRARADQGATVEWIDGNLGAKTTMKYPSVYLEGEGARGTMLSVAFAGANQIQDTGAKMIHNAPNTSSSIVSKSIAKDGGEVNYRGQVTFSKQSEGSISHIECDTIIMDELSKSDTIPFNEIHNSHVALEHEAKVSKISEEQLYYLMSRGLSEEEATEMIVMGFVEPFTKELPMEYAVELNRLISYEMEGSVG
- a CDS encoding cysteine desulfurase, whose product is MTVSKRKQDFPILFQQVNDEPLVYLDNAASTHVPTPVINDLVTYMQTSHANVHRGVHTLAERATSQYEAARETVRTFIDASSVKEVLFTRGTTTGLNWVARSLGELVVEAGDKIVISRMEHHSNIVPWQELAKRKQAELIYIDLTEDGELDMADAKEKIVSGVKIVSIAHASNVLGVVNPVKDLAKLAHEVGAVMVVDGAQSTPHMTVSVQELDCDFYAFSGHKMCAPTGIGVLYGKQTWFEKMSPIEFGGEMINFVYDDYSTWAELPYKFEAGTPNISGAIALASAIKYLEEIGLDTITKHEQELVEYVLPKLLAIDGFELYGPRDASKHTGVIAFNIKGVHPHDLATALDMQGVAIRAGHHCAQPLLRYLDVHSTARASFYFYNTKEDADSLVESIIAAKEFFSDGFI
- the sufU gene encoding Fe-S cluster assembly sulfur transfer protein SufU translates to MALSRLDNLYRQVILDHTNHPHNKGVLDEATSQIELNNPTCGDVIQLQLVMKDGVIDEIAFDGHGCSISMASASMMTDAVKGKTEKEAIEIIADFLELVQGENIGEKKKVLKDAQMLGGVAKFPARIKCATLAWKALERGIIEENQTVVTEELHSEE
- the sufD gene encoding Fe-S cluster assembly protein SufD, producing the protein MKSANVTDYLDDVTLFSASQEEPQWMLERRKEALNKIDDLELPAIERVKYHRWPLMNVGDLNNEVINEEVLPSFTELEDNPLIIQGRTTTYFEQMPVELAEQGVIFTDIFTAMKEHSDLVEKYFMTKAVPSDEDKLTAFHTAFLNGGVFLYVPKNVVVKDAFESLFYHQLNDSSAMVKHVLIVADDNSELTYLERFQSVGETAEKLAANIVVEVIARPGAKVKFAAIDRLGKEVNTYLNRRGYIMRDASVDWALGLMSDGNVVADFDSELVGEGSHAEVKVVAIATGRQIQGIDTRVTNRASHSIGHILQHGVIREKSTLTFNGIGHIIKGAKGADAQQESRVLMLSDKARGDANPILLIDEFEVTAGHAASAGRLDPEELYYLMSRGLPQKEAERLVTRGFLGSVITSIPVKSVQEEFVQVIDRKLAD